In the genome of Myxococcaceae bacterium JPH2, one region contains:
- a CDS encoding RluA family pseudouridine synthase gives MSTPTTHTLTVDAEKAGQRVDLFVGEALGLSRARLKRLFDSGAVRVNGRPAKKGLTITAGQQVSVVVEPDAPEAVPDEGFPLVVLHEDATLVFVDKPAGRPSHPLQPGETGTVANALIARYPECAQASLSPREGGLCHRLDVETSGVQVAARTREAWTTVREAFSERAVDKRYLALVTGPLVDEGEIEVPLRHHPRHPDRVEPAPHGAEDAREALSRFRVLARSGDYSLVEVRILTGVLHQVRAHLAGVGAPIVGDALYGGRESPGLSRFFLHARALELTHPVTQQRLNVESPLPAELRAELERHGLTLPESTPRP, from the coding sequence GTGAGCACCCCCACCACGCACACCCTCACCGTGGACGCCGAGAAGGCGGGCCAGCGGGTCGACCTCTTTGTCGGTGAGGCGCTCGGGCTGTCCCGTGCGCGCCTCAAGCGCCTGTTCGATTCAGGCGCGGTGCGCGTCAACGGGCGCCCCGCGAAGAAGGGCCTCACCATCACGGCCGGCCAGCAGGTGTCCGTCGTGGTGGAGCCCGACGCCCCCGAGGCCGTGCCCGACGAGGGCTTCCCCCTGGTCGTCCTGCACGAGGACGCCACGCTCGTGTTCGTGGACAAGCCCGCGGGTCGGCCCTCGCATCCGCTCCAGCCCGGCGAGACGGGCACCGTGGCCAACGCGCTCATCGCGCGCTATCCCGAGTGCGCCCAGGCGTCGCTGTCTCCGCGCGAGGGCGGCCTCTGTCACCGCCTGGACGTGGAGACCTCCGGGGTGCAGGTGGCCGCGCGCACGCGCGAGGCCTGGACCACGGTGCGCGAGGCCTTCAGCGAGCGCGCCGTGGACAAGCGCTACCTGGCGCTGGTGACGGGCCCGCTGGTGGACGAGGGCGAGATTGAAGTCCCGCTGCGCCACCACCCGCGCCATCCGGACCGCGTGGAGCCCGCGCCCCACGGCGCCGAGGACGCGCGCGAGGCCCTGTCTCGCTTCCGCGTGCTGGCGCGCTCGGGGGACTACAGCCTCGTCGAGGTGCGCATCCTCACGGGCGTGCTGCACCAGGTGCGCGCGCACCTCGCGGGCGTGGGCGCGCCCATCGTCGGCGACGCGCTCTACGGCGGTCGTGAGTCTCCGGGCCTCTCGCGCTTCTTCCTCCACGCGCGCGCGCTCGAGCTGACGCATCCGGTGACGCAGCAGCGGCTGAACGTGGAGAGCCCGCTGCCGGCCGAGCTGCGCGCGGAGCTGGAGCGCCACGGCCTCACGCTCCCCGAGTCCACGCCGCGCCCCTGA
- the dinB gene encoding DNA polymerase IV has product MRAIIHVDMDAFYASVEQRDNPSLRGKPVIVGGHAQRGVVVAASYEVRPFGVRSAMPMARAMKQAPHAIVVKPRFPAYAEASEAVFNIFERYTPLIEPLSLDEAFLDVTASVGLFGSPAEIARRIRKEIATELGLPASAGIANAKFVAKIASDLAKPNGQREVRSEETVAFLAGLPVSRLWGVGPKTEEALKKEGLETIGDVALKDSAWLDSRFGSSGRHLWELSHGIDARDVVPDRAARSVGAEDTFDEDLTGQEALRPHVHAQALRVGRRLRRAGLKGRVIQLKLKFSDFTVVTRRTTLREATDDGQALYRAAMELLERSHEGRALRLTGVSVLLDEEPPQLGLFPAAPPRSAKLNAVLDRIADRFGTKAITTADIAGADASDDGAHRSERPVDKPRR; this is encoded by the coding sequence ATGCGAGCCATCATCCACGTGGACATGGATGCGTTCTATGCGTCGGTGGAGCAGCGGGACAACCCGTCCCTGAGGGGCAAGCCCGTCATCGTCGGCGGACATGCCCAGCGCGGGGTGGTGGTCGCCGCGTCCTACGAAGTCAGGCCCTTCGGCGTGCGCAGCGCCATGCCCATGGCCCGAGCCATGAAGCAGGCGCCCCACGCCATCGTCGTCAAGCCGCGCTTCCCCGCCTACGCGGAGGCCAGCGAGGCCGTCTTCAACATCTTCGAGCGCTACACGCCGCTCATCGAGCCCCTGTCCCTGGACGAGGCGTTCCTGGACGTGACGGCCTCGGTGGGGCTGTTCGGCTCGCCCGCGGAGATTGCGCGGCGGATCCGCAAGGAGATCGCCACGGAGCTGGGGTTGCCAGCGTCGGCGGGCATCGCGAACGCGAAGTTCGTGGCGAAGATTGCCTCGGATCTCGCCAAGCCCAACGGGCAGCGCGAGGTGCGCTCCGAGGAGACCGTGGCCTTCCTCGCGGGCCTGCCCGTGTCACGCCTGTGGGGCGTGGGGCCGAAGACAGAAGAGGCGCTGAAGAAGGAGGGCCTGGAGACCATTGGGGACGTGGCCCTCAAGGACTCGGCCTGGTTGGACAGTCGGTTCGGCAGCAGCGGGCGACACCTGTGGGAGCTGTCCCACGGCATCGACGCGCGCGACGTGGTGCCGGACCGCGCGGCGCGCAGCGTGGGCGCCGAGGACACCTTCGACGAAGACCTCACGGGCCAGGAGGCGCTCCGTCCGCACGTGCATGCGCAAGCGTTGCGCGTGGGGCGGCGGTTGCGTCGCGCGGGACTGAAGGGGCGCGTCATCCAGCTCAAGCTGAAGTTCAGCGACTTCACGGTCGTCACGCGGCGCACCACGCTGCGCGAGGCCACCGACGACGGTCAGGCCCTCTATCGCGCGGCGATGGAACTCCTGGAGCGCTCGCACGAAGGACGCGCGCTGCGACTCACGGGCGTGAGCGTCCTGCTGGATGAGGAGCCGCCCCAGCTGGGTCTCTTCCCCGCCGCGCCTCCGCGCAGCGCGAAGCTGAACGCGGTGTTGGATCGCATCGCGGACCGCTTCGGGACCAAGGCCATCACCACGGCGGACATCGCTGGAGCGGATGCCTCGGACGACGGGGCCCACCGCTCCGAGCGACCGGTGGACAAGCCTCGTCGCTGA
- the pcnB gene encoding polynucleotide adenylyltransferase PcnB, translated as MSSPLELTGHTESTEASAPTVPASLPVESETLSSHPRDPETSEPSLAADAADSGEAFDDDDTDDGDDSDLSEDGDDVLLALGAEEEVAEVEAEPVPEPEPEPVSFEPELQAPTTTRTGEPAEIDPDSLDPDALKVVLRLHQHGHQAYLVGGCVRDLLLGRKPKDFDVATSAHPGEVRAIFRNCRLIGRRFRLAHVYFKGGKIIEVSTFRANPLEMEAPAVEEDSEASPSEDDLLITHDNVFGTAQQDARRRDFTINGLFYDVSEGRVIDYVRGRRDLDERFIRTIGDPEIRMREDPVRILRAVRFAAKLDLDIESRTYAAMEGAVEDLPRCAPARLLEETFRLIRGGVAAPALKLLSALDALKLLLPPLDAYLKQYGKEGETTFYAFAGALDRRLAAGEPLDDAILLATLLVPISRAQPPEESQDAGRPSVAHVIEELLAGFVQSARLPRRIAERCRMLLLVQRTLSGERRKKPAAFRRHPLFNEALAVFEMTVEATGEGRAQLDAWKAGEVPPPRADASAASAEGDGAGRKRRRRRRRRSGSGSGKGSGPVSGSDAGEA; from the coding sequence ATGTCTTCCCCCCTAGAACTCACGGGACACACGGAGTCGACCGAGGCGAGCGCGCCGACGGTCCCCGCGTCGCTCCCGGTCGAGAGTGAAACCCTGTCCTCCCATCCCCGAGACCCGGAAACCTCTGAACCCTCCCTCGCCGCCGACGCGGCGGATTCTGGTGAGGCGTTCGATGACGACGACACCGATGACGGCGACGACTCGGACCTGTCCGAGGATGGCGACGACGTCCTGCTCGCCCTGGGCGCCGAAGAAGAAGTCGCCGAGGTGGAGGCCGAGCCGGTCCCCGAGCCCGAGCCGGAGCCCGTCTCCTTCGAGCCCGAGTTGCAGGCCCCCACCACGACGCGCACCGGAGAGCCCGCGGAGATCGACCCGGACTCGCTGGACCCCGACGCGCTGAAGGTGGTGCTGCGGCTGCACCAGCACGGCCATCAGGCCTATCTGGTCGGCGGGTGCGTGCGCGACCTCCTGCTGGGTCGCAAGCCCAAGGACTTCGACGTGGCCACCAGCGCTCATCCGGGCGAGGTGCGCGCCATCTTCCGCAACTGCCGGCTGATTGGTCGTCGCTTCCGGCTGGCGCACGTCTACTTCAAGGGCGGGAAGATCATCGAGGTCTCCACCTTCCGCGCCAACCCGCTGGAGATGGAGGCGCCCGCCGTCGAGGAGGACAGCGAGGCCTCGCCGTCGGAAGACGACCTGCTGATTACGCACGACAACGTCTTCGGCACGGCGCAGCAGGACGCGCGCCGCCGCGACTTCACCATCAACGGCCTGTTCTACGACGTCAGCGAGGGACGGGTCATCGACTACGTCCGCGGCCGGCGCGACCTGGACGAGCGCTTCATCCGCACCATCGGCGACCCGGAGATTCGCATGCGCGAGGATCCGGTGCGCATCCTCCGCGCGGTGCGGTTCGCGGCCAAGCTGGACCTGGACATCGAGTCGCGCACCTACGCGGCGATGGAGGGCGCGGTGGAGGACCTGCCGCGCTGCGCTCCCGCGCGGCTGCTCGAGGAGACCTTCCGCCTCATCCGTGGCGGCGTCGCGGCCCCGGCGCTCAAGCTGCTCTCCGCGCTGGATGCGCTGAAGCTGCTGCTGCCCCCGCTGGACGCGTACCTCAAGCAGTACGGCAAGGAGGGGGAGACGACCTTCTACGCCTTCGCGGGGGCGTTGGATCGCCGACTGGCGGCGGGTGAGCCGCTGGATGACGCCATCCTCCTGGCCACGCTCCTGGTACCCATCAGCCGCGCGCAGCCGCCGGAGGAGTCGCAGGACGCGGGCCGTCCCTCCGTGGCGCACGTCATCGAGGAGCTGCTCGCGGGCTTCGTGCAGTCCGCGCGCCTTCCGCGCCGCATCGCGGAGCGGTGCCGCATGCTGCTCCTGGTGCAGCGCACGCTCTCCGGCGAGCGCCGCAAGAAGCCGGCTGCCTTCCGTCGCCACCCGCTCTTCAACGAGGCACTCGCCGTCTTCGAGATGACGGTGGAGGCCACGGGAGAGGGACGGGCGCAACTGGACGCGTGGAAGGCCGGCGAGGTTCCGCCGCCTCGCGCCGATGCCTCCGCCGCGTCCGCGGAAGGCGATGGCGCGGGCCGCAAGCGTCGCCGCCGTCGTCGCCGTCGCTCGGGGAGTGGTTCGGGCAAGGGCTCGGGCCCCGTGTCCGGTTCCGACGCCGGCGAAGCCTGA
- a CDS encoding MFS transporter: MVARVASLRVVFGIVALDLIGFGLLIPQLGVYGVKYGASPFTVGLLVSVYSLMQLVAAPVLGRWSDRFGRRRVLLLSQVGSLLGYVLFAFAHALPLLFLSRVIDGLSGGNISTAQAVVADITPPHERARGMGLIGAGFGLGFVLGPALGGFLGAWGGNLAIGLFAAALTAINLACTWRFLPETRVPGAPGVPVRSAKGAALALRLPVVGRCLLLVLLFNTAFAQMEGTFSVYLLTRFLSSGPVALAGGWLLHPVMPDAAVLREASLRAGWLFALVGVLSALVQGGLVRRLVGGKKGQGGREAPVAVVGFGLTAAGLGLLPMATSYVGLFPIMGLLAVGSALVNPCLSALVSLYAPEDRQGAALGAYQAFGSLGRILGPALGGLLFTRLGPAAPYGTAAAMVAVGGVVGLTLMAQVRMTGAGQRQSS; the protein is encoded by the coding sequence GTGGTGGCTCGGGTGGCGTCGTTGCGGGTGGTGTTCGGCATCGTGGCGCTGGACCTCATCGGGTTTGGCCTGCTGATTCCCCAGTTGGGGGTGTACGGGGTGAAGTACGGCGCCTCGCCCTTCACGGTGGGGTTGCTGGTCTCCGTCTACTCGCTGATGCAGCTGGTGGCGGCCCCGGTGCTGGGCCGGTGGTCGGACCGCTTCGGGCGGCGCCGCGTGCTGCTCTTGAGTCAGGTGGGCTCGCTCCTGGGCTACGTGCTGTTCGCCTTCGCGCACGCGCTTCCGCTCTTGTTCCTGTCGCGCGTCATCGACGGGTTGTCGGGCGGCAACATCTCCACGGCGCAGGCGGTGGTGGCGGACATCACGCCGCCGCACGAGCGGGCGCGGGGCATGGGGCTCATCGGCGCGGGCTTCGGGCTGGGCTTCGTGCTGGGGCCGGCGCTGGGCGGATTCCTGGGCGCGTGGGGCGGCAACCTCGCCATCGGCCTGTTCGCGGCGGCGCTCACCGCCATCAACCTGGCCTGCACGTGGCGCTTCCTGCCCGAGACGCGGGTGCCCGGGGCTCCGGGCGTGCCGGTGCGCTCGGCGAAGGGCGCGGCGTTGGCGTTGCGGCTGCCCGTGGTGGGGCGGTGCCTGCTCCTGGTGCTGCTGTTCAACACGGCCTTCGCGCAGATGGAGGGGACGTTCTCGGTCTACCTGCTGACGCGCTTCCTGTCGTCCGGGCCGGTCGCCTTGGCGGGTGGGTGGCTGCTCCATCCGGTGATGCCGGACGCCGCGGTGCTGCGCGAGGCGAGCCTGCGCGCCGGGTGGCTGTTCGCGCTCGTGGGCGTGCTGTCTGCCCTGGTGCAGGGCGGGCTGGTGCGGCGGCTGGTGGGTGGCAAGAAGGGACAGGGAGGGCGGGAGGCCCCGGTGGCCGTGGTGGGCTTCGGCCTGACGGCCGCGGGGCTCGGGCTGCTGCCGATGGCGACCTCCTACGTCGGGTTGTTCCCCATCATGGGACTGTTGGCGGTGGGCTCGGCGCTGGTGAATCCCTGCCTGTCCGCGCTCGTTTCGCTCTACGCGCCGGAGGACCGGCAGGGCGCCGCGCTGGGGGCGTATCAGGCCTTCGGCTCACTGGGCCGCATTCTGGGGCCCGCGCTGGGCGGCCTGCTGTTCACCCGGCTGGGGCCCGCGGCGCCCTACGGCACGGCGGCGGCGATGGTGGCGGTGGGCGGGGTGGTGGGGCTGACCCTGATGGCTCAGGTGCGAATGACGGGGGCGGGGCAGAGGCAAAGCTCGTAA
- a CDS encoding YjbQ family protein, producing MKTLTEYLWFETKARRELVRLTDTVTSLVRKSGIQEGMVLVSAMHITAGIFVNDDESGLHEDIWEWLQHLAPAGPDYRHHRTGEDNGDAHLKSLLVHHQVILPVTAGKLDLGPWQQVFYAEFDGQRRKRVVVKVMGE from the coding sequence ATGAAGACCCTCACCGAGTATCTCTGGTTCGAGACGAAAGCGAGGCGCGAGCTGGTGCGCCTGACGGACACGGTGACGTCGCTGGTGCGCAAGAGCGGCATCCAGGAGGGCATGGTGCTCGTGTCCGCCATGCACATCACCGCGGGCATCTTCGTCAACGACGACGAGTCCGGTCTCCACGAGGACATCTGGGAGTGGCTCCAACACCTCGCCCCCGCGGGTCCTGACTATCGCCACCACCGCACCGGGGAGGACAACGGCGACGCGCATCTCAAGTCGCTGCTCGTCCACCACCAGGTCATCCTGCCCGTCACCGCGGGGAAGCTCGACCTGGGGCCCTGGCAGCAGGTGTTCTACGCCGAGTTCGACGGACAGCGCCGCAAGCGCGTCGTCGTCAAGGTGATGGGCGAGTAG
- the plsX gene encoding phosphate acyltransferase PlsX encodes MVGKPEQVTIAFDVMGGDYGPTEVVRGAAQLSLESPHIHTLLVGDRALIDEVLAQTKHNGERLSIHHAAEYIGMDEKPGEALARKPQASVSVAARLVAEGEAQALVSAGNTGAGVLACARHFQLIPGVRRAALATVYPTRGVRGEKQDPFSLILDVGATVEATADDLVAFAVMGSAYARIISRNERPKVALLSNGVEPQKGPPRVTEAHARLLAMPNLNFTGNVEGIDIPKGTADVIVTDGFVGNVCLKMLEGVHDTVMELAQYAYKESLRWRAGLAMLSSGIQRLKDITDWEQYGGAPILGFDRIFIKAHGRSRARAIANAGKVAAKAVSHELGTAIREGLER; translated from the coding sequence ATGGTGGGCAAGCCGGAGCAGGTCACGATCGCATTCGACGTGATGGGGGGAGACTACGGGCCGACGGAGGTGGTGCGCGGTGCGGCCCAGCTCTCGCTGGAGTCGCCTCACATCCACACGCTGCTCGTGGGGGATCGCGCGCTCATCGATGAGGTGCTGGCGCAGACCAAGCACAACGGCGAGCGCCTCTCCATCCACCACGCCGCGGAGTACATCGGCATGGACGAAAAGCCGGGCGAGGCGCTGGCGCGCAAGCCCCAGGCCTCCGTGTCCGTGGCGGCGCGACTGGTGGCCGAGGGCGAGGCGCAGGCGCTGGTGTCCGCGGGCAACACGGGCGCGGGCGTGCTCGCGTGTGCCCGGCACTTCCAGCTCATCCCCGGCGTGCGGCGCGCGGCGCTGGCCACCGTGTACCCCACGCGGGGCGTGCGCGGTGAGAAGCAGGACCCGTTCAGCCTCATCCTCGACGTGGGCGCCACGGTGGAGGCCACCGCGGATGACCTGGTGGCGTTCGCGGTGATGGGCTCGGCCTACGCGCGCATCATCTCGCGCAACGAGCGGCCCAAGGTGGCGCTGCTCTCCAACGGCGTGGAGCCGCAGAAGGGCCCGCCCCGCGTGACGGAGGCGCATGCGAGGCTGCTCGCCATGCCCAACCTCAACTTCACGGGCAACGTGGAGGGCATCGACATTCCCAAGGGCACCGCGGACGTCATCGTCACCGACGGCTTCGTGGGCAACGTGTGCCTGAAGATGCTCGAGGGCGTGCACGACACGGTGATGGAGCTGGCCCAGTACGCCTACAAGGAGAGCCTGCGCTGGCGCGCGGGCCTGGCCATGCTGTCCAGCGGCATCCAGCGGCTCAAGGACATCACCGACTGGGAGCAGTACGGAGGCGCGCCCATCCTCGGGTTCGACCGCATCTTCATCAAGGCGCACGGCCGCTCGCGGGCGCGCGCCATCGCCAACGCGGGGAAGGTGGCGGCCAAGGCCGTGTCGCACGAACTGGGCACCGCCATCCGGGAGGGGCTCGAGCGGTGA